CTCTGCGGCTCTTTCAGCATCAGAATTATTGACATTTTAACTCGGTGTCTCAAACataaagatataacattaatccttcctcctgcctgggcttccaatgAACATCTCACAGATTACTTTGTAGAACCCCTGAATGGCagtctggccatagaactgCATGCTCTAGCGCTACCGGATACCGGAAGTTTCTTTGATAATATCCATCCTTCAAACCGTCCAGCAGACAAGCTTCTCGAAGATATATGGATATTGTATTATAGATGTTTATCagaaaattctgaaaaaaataggCTTTATGAAGAGTTCTATGAAATATCTCTGTATAACTGCAGCGGGACACCTAAATTAATTGCTAAAACTCATCTGACGGCTGGTGTTTCTCCCCGGGTGTTTATTTCAGTGAGTGCTTTAGCTAAAGCTTTGCATGACATGCACTTATTTTATAACGAGAAcgcaaaagaaaatgaaatccaAAACATCTATAAACACCAGGTATGTATGAAATACAGACTGCTTCACGTGTCAGACGCTGACGGACATACAGGAAGAATTTCTAAGGCTTTATTTAAGAATATGAATTCTGGTCAGCCTTTAcacctcatacctcccaacatttcaaaatgtgaaagaggggaactttgtttttttcaaatcttgTGGAACCAATACAAACAATCGCACTTTAGAATGTCGCGCtcgcatcgccacttaaaacacgctttatttttgtcagcacagtcatgcatattaaaaataactaacaCATTGACTTCAATTCcgataaggctcagccagacatactacttccatgatgctggctgagcgtcatgggaagtgcagcaacagtgaagctgcagatgctagctgttaactaaaattcctatgattctcagccagcccggtgtccaccataatgccggctgagcatcattggaagagtagtccacagcagcagagattttttttaattaaaaaaggctaatgttccaattttggaatcaaaacatttgctactgcaaaaatttATAGATGCAAaatgttggttgaattaatggtcgaattctcctcagaaaaagttatttcctttatttagatcatgcgcataatcgagacaaggcacaaaacacacaaaagtcgaagcgttgtctaattacgtatttggattacatggtttatataacttcttatatttcttatctgcttctaatagcatgcatcattctgattggttactttttaagcaggttacacctcttagtagatatgttggcgcaactcgtgatatatcatagactagacattttctactgtctttctcagcaataatatttatgataacataagcatttttctagcaaaaaagttccattttgttcagtggaacaaaacagagatcacattattcttaatGATATTCTTttcaaaaaacttttatttctttattaattcatgtaaactatttttcatatttaataaaagctatgattgagaaattttagttttttatttctttttttgccaacctgcccccccagttatgcacatctgcccccaggcttggcactctacccccagaaatgccttataccccccatatgacactctgcctccctgatatgccttatacccttctaTATGCTGCtctggcccatgatatgccttttaaccccccatatgccttataccccctatatgccaccctgcctccagaaatgccttatacccctatatgccactctgccccatgatatgccttttaaccccctatctgccttatagcccctatatgccactctgcctccagaaatgccttatacccctatatgccactctgatgAGTCTTGACACCAGGTGCGACATTCaggtggcagggtcagactttgatgtaaacaacaagaaagcatggatccatcctgccttgtatcaacgatTCAGGCTGggggtggtgtaatggtgtgggggacattttcttggcatacttggcattgtttaaatgtgacagcctaccccaatattgttgctgaccatgtcatCCCTTtgtgaccacagtgtacccatcttctgatggctacttccagtaGGATAATGCAAGTAGCAAAGCTATCTTCATAAAAAtagggctgccccatatctctggaatctactttcaccaaaccttcagcattcaccctcccaacattcaagaaacttctcaaaacccacttccctgtcactgatacaactcCACACTACCTTTCACTCTTTGTCTATGTCTTATGCttgtcctcaccccattccatcaagattgtaagcttgcgagcagggccctctccccTTTATGTATCAGTTAGTCTggcaattctcatcttgtcatacccgttgaatatatgtattttattaagcgctgcattacataagttatggtgggtaaaaggtgatggaaacacttccacttaaatttaaggggtagtagaagtattattaaatactcatctacacacaccagacaagcctggctttcacaaccacaagggattctgggtaggcacatgcaaacaaggttaacaattaatcacctttgcctctatatccactttatcttgctgtcttgtacagcgggcaattactttctaggaatccatgtataaagtggatatagaggcaaaggttataattgttaaccttgtttgcatgcgcctacccagaatcccttgtggttgtgaaagcaccatgagatttctgtgggaaaagcaagccctctggcttgtctggtgtgtatAGATGagtatttaataatacttctactacccattaagcgctgcataaattgttggaaataaaagataataaaaaaataataataataataataatcctctcaaactggtttcttaaaCATGGCCATGAGTTtactgaactccaatggcctccccagtcaccagatctcaatctaatagagcacctttgggatgtggtggaacaggaggtTTGCATCATGCCTTCATGTGCATATGGACCAAAacctctgaggaatgtttccagcaccttgtgcAAAGTATGACATGAAGAATTAAGGCAGTTCTTAATGCAAAAGGTGGTCCAACCCAGTACCAGCAAAGAGTGTAGCTAATTAAGTGGCCAGTGAAGTGGCTAGTGTATatacagatcagccataacattatggcctaatattgtgtaggtcctgaCGGGTCGAGGCGAGGACTCCAGTACACTGAAGGTCTGCTGTTGTATCTGGCATCAAGACGTTAGCAACAGATCCTTTAGGTCTGTAAGGTGGGGCCtcaatggatgcatcctggtgctatGTTTTCTCCAGGTAAATGACGCATCCGGCCATCCacctgatgtaaaagaaaacgtgattcatcagaccaggccaccgtCTTCCATTTCttccagttcttatgctgaCGTGTCCATTTTAGGTGCTTATGGCTGCAGactagtcagggtgcccatgctgacccctcagcatgggcaccctgactggtctgtagctacacagccccatattCAACAAACTTTAGtgctctgtgtgttctgacacttttCTATTAGAACCAGcaataactttttcagcaatttgagctacagtagggatttgaccacacggagCAGCCTTCGCCCCACACATGCATCAacgagccttggctgcccacgACCCTGTAGTCTGTTCACTGTTTTTGCTtcattggaccacttttgataggtgctgaccactgcagaccgggaacaccccacaagagctgcagtggAGATGCCCTGACTCAATTGTCAAGCCATCACAATTaagcccttgtcaaagttgctcataGCCTTACACTTTTTCCTTCTTTCAACACATCACTGTGATGAAGAAAGGTTCACTTGCTGTCTAATACATCCCACCCACTTACAagcgccatgataacaagattatcagtgtcattcacttcacctgtcagtggtcataatgttatggctgattggtgtatatggaCAGAGGTCTTTGCTGTGATATGACTTTTACATGTACAGTATTATCCATACTAAATGATGAACATCAAAAAGTTAAAAGCAAAACCCACTGTTTTGTAGTTTTACATATTTCTTCCACAAGTTAGGTGTCACTGAAGGGAAAATCTTGCTTTAGGATCAGCAGCATCCCTTGAGAATATACAGAGATTGAACTTTGTCTTGGGACAGAGAGggttttttaaaattgtatccCTAGCGAAAGTTCCTTGTTTGGtacctattttaacatttattagtatttaatattattacacaCATGGTACAGGAAGAGGGGCAATCTTCAAATTGAAAAAGGGCATGAAAAGGCTTAGGGTATTACACATGCAGCATTAAAGAGAAGTGAAATAGCATTTAATGTCTAGGAGTTCCTGTAGTtcgaaggggcagaggggggtgtagtttgaaggggcagtgGGGGTAGCGaagggggggggcgccagagtagtagtccgcacagggcgccacaacgcctaaggccggctctgattgcAACGTATTAGAAGCCTTTATGTTGTATattgttgtgtattttatataattgttacTTGCTACCTCTTAAGTTATGTTGCCATTCTAACACTAATTGCAGCTCACATGCAAAATCCAACGTTGTTATTTACCAAAGAACaatattttcttctaaattGTGCCTTCGTGGTGACCCTGGTGCTGTTGGTTCTAACGATGTGCTGTAGACTGATGAAGGGTTAATGCTAGTTAATGATATGAAGTTCTAGTAGATGAATAATAGAGAATTGGTCTATTTTAGTTGAGTGTTTGGGTGGGTTCTGTTGTAAAATGggaggtatttttattttcttgattaATGACGTAGAAGAAAACTCTCCTACATTGTGACTGTGAATGTCCTCTTGTTTTGTTCTAAATCATTTTTCACAGTTGCATCGCTATATAAAAAGGATAATTGCATCTCAGTTGGGCCGCACATTTTACGATGAACATGGAGAATTTGCATACTATTACACAATTACAAACTGGGTGTTTTTATCAAATAAGTCTGCATTTAGAAACATTGTGGGTAACTTCACTGAGTGGGCTCCAGATGGTCAGCAGCTAATCATTGACTCGCATTTAGCAATATGGAGGAACAAAGACAACCAGGTAAGGGGGgggattattgtttttgttttcctacaTTAAAATTAAGCTACATTTCTATAAACTTTACAGGCATagagtatattaaaaataatttaacagaaataatataaactCACCAGCACCATACATCCTAAAGATGGTAAAACAAAGCCAGTTTGACGGTGTAATGGTTCTAACTTGTGAAAAACCCTGTAGCACGAGAGCCATAAACGTCACACTTAAGACTGACCATCCTAAACACCCACTAACcagacctcccagccagacctcgctaagccaggctctggaaaacctccccagaCAACACGCAAATGTCCAGGCAAGTATTTCCTCCCTTACCTCAGGGATACCTCAGGTCTTTTTTAGGGgatctccttgccctgggagcataGAGGAAATTCTTCTTTTCACAACAGTCTCTGATCGCCAGGCTCCaggttttaatgcccagcacctatGCCTGATGCAGACCACATAGGAATCATAGACTGGATCCTGCAAAAGCTCTAGTCTCTTCGAAAAGCCTGCATGGATCCAAGCTGTTAGTCCTAAAAAAAGCaacatgtacctgcgccccaaccATTTGCTCattctttattaatttataagagTGGCTCAAAcaagaactattttttttttctgtttgtagatTCCAAGGTCTCAGTGTTCAGAGAACTGTTTGCCTGGATATCGAAAAGTTCTGAGACCTGGAACACAAATCTGCTGCTACGACTGTGTCCGGTGCTCAGAGGGAGAGATATCCAACAGATCTGGtataatagattatatagaatCATACACATAATTTACTCATAGTATGTGTGTAGGAATGAAAGCCTGCTCCTGGTAAGGTAGAGGGTGGAGTCATGGGcctaggaacccctaaaaatctggggggcagcatgagttactgggggttCTTATGCCcatgggtggagttgggggGTATTGAGAGCCACAAGGAGAGGTAAGGTGTAGCTATAAGTGATCACAATAATAGACAAACAAGACAGGCATGGGTTGACTAGAGCTGGGCATAACCTCCCCCACCCGGGAGGAGCAGAAAAACTACCTGTCAGCCGACAACCAGCTGTGATACCAAGCACCTTACAGATATTCTGAGAAAGACCTTTTTACACAAGCTCCAACCTCCATGCTTCTGCACACAGCTGGTCCACTTTCACCAATGCGCCTCAGTGCACTAAAAAACccccattaaaaacataaaaagtagtaatggtttaaccccttaatgacaaaatgcattgttttcaatgggtttaggaactgtACATTTACTCAAGAAATCTACTTATAGTgcggttttgtttttgttccttgTTTGGTCTTTGAGCTCCTCCATTATATTTACTTCCATGTGAGATGAGTGGACCAGATTCttggcaaaagtggtagaggttagtgCAGCAAGTGACttgaaacacgcatgggataggcatatgattCCTGAAACTAAAACAAGGCGAAGGAAAATTGGGGCGATTAGATTTGCggctatttttgtttgttatctTCAGTTCAAATCtaagaaatgtaaacaaaaagaaGTAATTTAACATTAGTTAATATGGATACACTTAGTGGGAGGGAACTATATACTATGttaaattttatgtttaatttacatattgagaCATAATGTTACTTTACGTTATTTTTCAGACAGTGAAAACTGCATTGTTTGCCCTAGTGATAAATGGTCTAATGAGAAAAGGGATCGGTGTATTCCAAAATCGGTGGAGTTTCTATCATATTTGGATGCAGTTGCTGCTGTTTTATCTTTTGTATCAATTCTGTTTTGTCTTGTAACTGTTGTAATTTTACTGATCTTCATTGTCTTCAGAGATACCCCAATTGTGAAAGCCAATAACAAGAACCTCAGCTTCCTCCTCTTGGTCTCCATCATGCTGagcttcctctgtgtgtttctgttcctcGGTCGTCCTGAGGATGTAACCTGCATGCTGCGACAAACAGCTTTTGGAGTCCTCTTCTCATTAGCCGTGTCTTGTATTTTAAGCAAAACAATCATGATCTATATTGTTTTCAAAGCCGCGAAACCCGGCAGCTCCTGGGCAAACTGGGTCAATGTGAAAGTCTCCAATTCTATAGTACTGCTCTGCTCATCCATTCaagttatcattaatatttcctGGTTGGCCATTTCCCCCCCATTTCAGGAGCTGGACATGCGCTCTTATCAGGGAAAGATCATCATTCAGTGTAATGAGGGTTCGGTTATCGCCTTCTACTGTGTCCTGGGTTATATGGGGCTTCTGGCAGctgttagttttattatagcttttttagccaggacattaccagacagttttaatgaggccaagtacatcaccttcagcatgctggtgttctgcagcgTTTGGATTGCGATGATCCCGGCCTATCTGAGCACCAAAGGGAAGAACATGGTGGCCGTAGAGATTTTTGCCATAGTGGCTTCAAGTGCAGGACTTGTAggatgtatatttattccaaaatgcTATGTAATTCTTTTTAGACAGGAattgaatacaaaaacatatttacttggAAGTAGAATTAAAGGTTTAACCAAATAGTTATAAGAACCATATTCtgaattatatgtattattatcttATAACTGTCAATGGTCAATTTTAGAAACTTGAATTAGTTTTCTGGacatcaaaatacatttttgcacaCAAAACCCTATATACTTTTAAGAAGCATATATCTTATTTATAACAGGCAACTATTTTATCCTGCAAGAAAGGTGAGGCGTCCACATGTTGCAAAGCACAGAGATAAACTCAACAGCACACAAAGCAAGACACACACGACAGGAACCAAATAAACCTCTGTAGACATAGtgtaaatataatgtttatgcCCATCGTATCAGTATAAATGAGTTAATGACTGCATTCAGAACAATGAAAAGATTATTGGAGTTATTGGAATTCAGATGATGCAGACTTCATGTCAGACATTAAAGTAAACTGAAAACAAAtccctaaattattttgtttccttctgCACTTGATCATTTGCATACTgattgtgacggaaccctccatcactggggccactggagaggcctgactggctttgtaaagacttctgtgtcacccccagaagtatatcacctcatcacttgctgaggggattatctctggcagacagccaggatctgcagcCAGGgattgaccaccattgttttagtttaatgtcagaccccccacccccatggTGCACTACTATGTTGTAGCCCCAGTCAAACCTTGAAACTGATTTCGGctagtaatagatagtggaggttgggaccctattgtactgttaatcccgttactgcccctgttgtctctgggaggcagattaaggggcggtttgtatcccaatatcttgatttatgttaatatgcagtcttcattttgcttttaccctacactgattcttggctagtgactgggaaccCGGGGAAATTGTGTTGTCGCAGGCTAAGGAAGCACAATTCAGGGGAGGTAGTTGATCGGACCACACAGCTCCGTGACACCAatagttgaaaatattttaaaggacaaTAATATCTAATTATTGCTTGGTTGGGCAGTGAATCCCGTCTGATACTACACTTTATTTCATGGAATAAATACTGTGACATTAAAGGTT
The DNA window shown above is from Spea bombifrons isolate aSpeBom1 chromosome 1, aSpeBom1.2.pri, whole genome shotgun sequence and carries:
- the LOC128467798 gene encoding vomeronasal type-2 receptor 26-like, with translation MTEISAFGELSNFKVNMSKSEILDVNLPPPDRRALATSFPFACTLIRPKSRGGLALPCPRTYYRACHLLRVVEWSQASRIKQWVDLEDALLGVPVSFLPWLSMCSARRLAAPHPFIRATLRAWHSLTGSAQLTTFPSPLTPLRDNPDFPPGVGVDLFPTVASGTDSRLRSFVTSAGLRPLEQLIAPASPTFLDRFRYAQLTNFYRSLVQRHNTFRALTAFETLCVSSSRLTHGVSHLYSLLLTALTPVPPVFMGRWEASLQVVLTEEQWEKVCILTHRCSLSNRDREMAYKLLAQCPGLMDYINLLVFLFAIETLNNDPNILPNITLGYHIYDSCLDEGKAVKSILQILSGPRMTVPNYSCANSNNVAGFIGDHHSTTTIPIAQLLGVYGYAQISYGATDYALSDRRVYPHFFRSVQNYLVYNKIILKILKHFGWTWVGILTVDDDTGETESQALRAYLTSYGICISFTVKIFLSKELSENMKMMSETVLMSSARIIILCGSFSIRIIDILTRCLKHKDITLILPPAWASNEHLTDYFVEPLNGSLAIELHALALPDTGSFFDNIHPSNRPADKLLEDIWILYYRCLSENSEKNRLYEEFYEISLYNCSGTPKLIAKTHLTAGVSPRVFISVSALAKALHDMHLFYNENAKENEIQNIYKHQLHRYIKRIIASQLGRTFYDEHGEFAYYYTITNWVFLSNKSAFRNIVGNFTEWAPDGQQLIIDSHLAIWRNKDNQIPRSQCSENCLPGYRKVLRPGTQICCYDCVRCSEGEISNRSDSENCIVCPSDKWSNEKRDRCIPKSVEFLSYLDAVAAVLSFVSILFCLVTVVILLIFIVFRDTPIVKANNKNLSFLLLVSIMLSFLCVFLFLGRPEDVTCMLRQTAFGVLFSLAVSCILSKTIMIYIVFKAAKPGSSWANWVNVKVSNSIVLLCSSIQVIINISWLAISPPFQELDMRSYQGKIIIQCNEGSVIAFYCVLGYMGLLAAVSFIIAFLARTLPDSFNEAKYITFSMLVFCSVWIAMIPAYLSTKGKNMVAVEIFAIVASSAGLVGCIFIPKCYVILFRQELNTKTYLLGSRIKGLTK